A part of Sander vitreus isolate 19-12246 chromosome 8, sanVit1, whole genome shotgun sequence genomic DNA contains:
- the rpl27a gene encoding large ribosomal subunit protein uL15 has protein sequence MPTKKTKTRKLRGHVSHGHGRIGKHRKHPGGRGNAGGMHHHRINFDKYHPGYFGKVGMRHYHLKRNTTHCPTINLDKLWTLVSEQTRVNYGKKPDGPAPIIDAVRAGYYKVLGKGKLPKQPVIVKAKFFSRRAEEKIKEVGGACVLMA, from the exons ATG CCCACCAAGAAGACCAAGACCAGGAAGCTCCGAGGACACGTCAGCCACGGACATGGTCGCATTG GCAAACACAGAAAGCATCCTGGAGGTCGTGGTAATGCTGGTGGTATGCATCACCACAGAATCAACTTCGACAAATA CCATCCGGGGTACTTTGGTAAGGTGGGTATGAGACATTACCACCTGAAGAGAAACACAACCCACTGCCCCACCATCAACCTGGACAAGCTGTGGACGCTGGTGAGCGAGCAAACCAGGGTCAACTATGGCAAGAAGCCAGACGGACCTGCACCCATCATTGATGCTGTGCGCGCT gGCTACTACAAAGTTCTGGGCAAAGGCAAGCTGCCCAAGCAGCCTGTGATCGTCAAGGCCAAGTTCTTCAGCCGACGGGCTGAGGAGAAGATCAAGGAAGTGGGAGGAGCCTGTGTGCTGATGGCATAA
- the akip1 gene encoding A-kinase-interacting protein 1, which produces MASQAWLESSLRRSASLGLEVLERASRRSVDWTSTGASQSPTTTDEDSQIPVKRTHTEPDDVFATIAEFMAQTTHQCKMFYESDCCTEPTDTERSHVSRFHSRPAVGMTTPAHSARKHGRASAASEDFVIEVSPGTYAITASMPEFEQQTQLVSVKAGESINLTFNL; this is translated from the exons ATGGCAAGCCAAGCATGGCTGGAGTCTTCTCTGCGGCGCTCTGCCAGTCTGGGACTTGAGGTGCTGGAGCGGGCCTCCAGGCGGAGTGTAGACTGGACAAGCACTGGAGCATCCCAGAGCCCCACTACTACAGATGAAGACTCACAAATACCTGTCAAG AGAACGCACACAGAGCCTGATGATGTCTTTGCAACCATTGCAGAGTTCATGGCACAGACGACTCATCAGTGCAAG ATGTTTTATGAGTCTGACTGTTGCACTGAGCCCACTGACACTGAGAGAAGCCATGTGTCCAGGTTCCACTCACGGCCAGCTGTTGGGATGACAACACCTGCACACTCAGCCAGGAAACAT ggTCGTGCGTCAGCAGCAAGTGAAGATTTCGTGATCGAGGTTTCACCGGGGACGTACGCTATCACTGCCAGCATGCCGGAGTTCGAGCAGCAGACCCAGCTGGTCAGCGTCAAAGCTGGAGAGAGTATCAACCTCACGTTCAATCTCTGA